One window of the Salvia miltiorrhiza cultivar Shanhuang (shh) chromosome 6, IMPLAD_Smil_shh, whole genome shotgun sequence genome contains the following:
- the LOC130987457 gene encoding uncharacterized protein LOC130987457, with translation MKSVNPKIFPKKMSTFTLYDNVWSEAMEAKLMELIVSESDSKGNPKGLPKSCDFLVKVQETLNAQFNMKEGVYFYISKIDYLQTRYQAWVSLLHEQGVFWDDLSNTVRASDETWRRIQETNSTQMLYRERGEPHYVALAKLFHEEVFKYLDYDESEPEFESNSD, from the exons ATGAAATCTGTGAACCCAAAAATCTTCCCCAAAAAAATGTCTACCTTTACTTTGTATGATAATGTATGGTCAGAAGCAATGGAAGCAAAGCTAATGGAATTAATCGTTTCCGAAAGCGATTCAAAGGGTAACCCAAAAGGACTTCCTAAGTCATGTGACTTCCTTGTAAAAGTGCAAGAAACGCTTAATGCACAATTCAACATGAAAGAAGGTGTATATTTCTATATTTCGAAAATCGATTATCTTCAAACCAGGTATCAAGCTTGGGTGTCTCTTTTGCACGAACAGGGAGTCTTTTGGGATGACCTTAGCAACACAGTGAGGGCCTCCGATGAGACTTGGCGGAGAATTCAGGAG ACCAATTCTACACAAATGCTTTATAGGGAGCGAGGGGAGCCACATTATGTTGCACTGGCCAAATTGTTTCACGAAGAAGTCTTCAAATATCTGGATTATGACGAGAGTgaacctgagttcgaatccaaTTCAGACTAA
- the LOC130990634 gene encoding protein FAR1-RELATED SEQUENCE 5-like, which yields MVIDLNVTDDGFDDEEIENDFEGNECSLSEEIIESDLHLEFESYKAIRNELGEKLQVGVVYDSLDVIYILYLQYGVLSGFSIKKGSQKRFDNSDDLRLKVYHCSCEGYPDNKRSVGRIACYKKQVSRTNCKARLRVVRGEEGLWTVTVFFNQHNHELVSPDQCYTLRSARQMSHAKKSVLDALRSVGIKISSAYRFMEKEAGGRPNVGFTKKDAYAHVNLSKKQTKLENGDHISPFFPFTF from the coding sequence ATGGTTATTGATTTGAATGTTACTGATGACGGATTTGATGATGAAGAAATTGAGAATGATTTTGAGGGCAATGAATGTAGCTTGTCTGAAGAGATTATAGAATCAGATCTCCATCTGGAGTTTGAGTCATATAAGGCAATAAGAAATGAACTTGGGGAAAAATTGCAGGTTGGTGTTGTTTATGATAGTTTGGATGTGATTTATATTTTGTACTTACAATATGGTGTTTTAAGTGGATTTAGTATTAAGAAGGGAAGCCAAAAAAGATTCGATAATAGTGATGATCTTCGGTTAAAAGTTTATCATTGTTCTTGTGAAGGGTATCCAGATAATAAGCGTTCGGTTGGCCGAATTGCTTGTTACAAGAAGCAAGTTAGTCGGACGAATTGTAAGGCAAGGTTGCGAGTCGTTAGAGGGGAAGAAGGCCTATGGACTGTAACTGTTTTTTTTAACCAACACAACCATGAATTAGTGTCACCTGATCAGTGTTATACGTTGAGGTCGGCTCGACAGATGTCACATGCCAAGAAATCTGTATTAGACGCTCTTAGGTCAGTTGGAATTAAGATCAGTAGTGCCTATAGGTTCATGGAAAAAGAAGCCGGTGGACGACCGAATGTAGGATTTACCAAAAAGGATGCATATGCACATGTAAATTTATCCAAAAAGCAAACGAAACTTGAGAATGGAGATCATATCTCCCCCTTTTTTCCTTTTACTTTTTGA
- the LOC130990633 gene encoding protein FAR1-RELATED SEQUENCE 5-like, with protein MVIDLNVTDDGFDDEEIENDFEGNECSLSEEIIESDLHLEFESYKAIRNELGEKLQVGVVYDSLDVIYILYLQYGVLSGFSIKKGSQKRFDNSDDLRLKVYHCSCEGYPDNKRSVGRIACYKKQVSRTNCKARLRVVRGEEGLWTVTVFFNQHNHELVSPDQCYTLRSARQMSHAKKSVLDALRSVGIKISSAYRFMEKEAGGRLNVGFTKKDAYAHVNLSKKQTKLENGDANALLKYFIGKGNSETNFYWNVDLDDDGRLMNFFYRDTRCAVDYEVFGDVLSIDTTYRTNKYNLFCAPFVGINHHRNNVLFGMAFLSDETTKSFEWLFNSFLESMHGKEPGIIFSDQCQALMNGLDYTFQTASHRLCQWHINQNAPSHFGALNGNAAFKKTWYFCMNGCENEAEFDSTWQAMIKDYELTENRWFRNMYNLRKRWASVFTNDKFTAGLHATSRSEVTKKVLKGICSATTSLHEFVIQYERLLHEWRLRESEEDTMCRGVPGQFIQNNNFLRNAASVYTLNVYKTFECEVAHSLNVKIIQHPYDFGGDELVYGVLSSSSMNGLRTVHFTRPTSNATCSCRMWEAEGILCRHILKIFLLLNIDSLPAQFILNRWRKDAKNRILPCEQNLADQVAVDNIGNMVFVNHHMKILYNMMLDCKGDKICRDVISKFVVKCVKEVDRLKSARPESSHDRGSQGTNSAPVNIKNPRTPKKRKFPSKRLRRHWDLPRPKRGADSSKKRTCLGNVLHFVNYLQPNYYILLTL; from the coding sequence ATGGTTATTGATTTGAATGTTACTGATGACGGATTTGATGATGAAGAAATTGAGAATGATTTTGAGGGCAATGAATGTAGCTTGTCTGAAGAGATTATAGAATCAGATCTCCATCTGGAGTTTGAGTCATATAAGGCAATAAGAAATGAACTTGGGGAAAAATTGCAGGTTGGTGTTGTTTATGATAGTTTGGATGTGATTTATATTTTGTACTTACAATATGGTGTTTTAAGTGGATTTAGTATTAAGAAGGGAAGCCAAAAAAGATTCGATAATAGTGATGATCTTCGGTTAAAAGTTTATCATTGTTCTTGTGAAGGGTATCCAGATAATAAGCGTTCGGTTGGCCGAATTGCTTGTTACAAGAAGCAAGTTAGTCGGACGAATTGTAAGGCAAGGTTGCGAGTCGTTAGAGGGGAAGAAGGCCTATGGACTGTAACTGTTTTTTTTAACCAACACAACCATGAATTAGTGTCACCTGATCAGTGTTATACGTTGAGGTCGGCTCGACAGATGTCACATGCCAAGAAATCTGTATTAGACGCTCTTAGGTCAGTTGGAATTAAGATCAGTAGTGCCTATAGGTTCATGGAAAAAGAAGCCGGTGGACGACTGAATGTAGGATTTACCAAAAAGGATGCATATGCACATGTAAATTTATCCAAAAAGCAAACGAAACTTGAGAATGGAGATGCAAATGCATTATTGAAGTATTTCATTGGCAAGGGAAATAGTGAGACTAACTTTTATTGGAATGTAGACCTTGATGATGATGGCCGGTTGATGAACTTTTTTTATAGGGATACCCGGTGTGCTGTTGATTATGAGGTATTTGGGGATGTTTTGTCGATTGATACCACCTACCGAACCAATAAGTATAATCTGTTTTGTGCACCTTTTGTTGGTATAAATCACCATAGAAACAACGTCTTGTTCGGCATGGCCTTCTTGTCTGATGAAACAACTAAATCATTTGAGTGGTTGTTTAATAGTTTTTTGGAGTCGATGCACGGTAAAGAGCCTGGGATTATATTTTCAGATCAATGCCAAGCACTCATGAACGGTTTAGATTATACATTTCAGACTGCAAGTCACCGTTTGTGCCAATGGCACATAAACCAGAATGCTCCGTCTCATTTTGGTGCTCTAAATGGTAACGCAGCTTTCAAGAAGACATGGTATTTTTGTATGAACGGTTGCGAGAACGAAGCTGAATTTGATTCTACTTGGCAGGCAATGATTAAAGATTATGAGCTCACTGAGAATCGATGGTTTCGCAACATGTATAATTTGAGAAAGCGTTGGGCTTCTGTCTTTACCAATGACAAGTTCACAGCCGGCTTACACGCCACCTCAAGGAGTGAGGTGACGAAGAAGGTTTTGAAAGGTATATGTTCTGCTACAACCTCTCTGCATGAGTTTGTGATCCAATACGAAAGACTACTACATGAGTGGCGTTTGCGAGAATCTGAAGAGGATACTATGTGTCGTGGTGTCCCTGGGCAATTTatccaaaataataattttctccGAAATGCTGCGAGTGTGTACACGCTCAATGTGTACAAAACGTTTGAATGCGAGGTGGCTCATTCGTTGAATGTGAAGATTATTCAGCACCCTTATGATTTTGGTGGTGATGAGTTAGTTTACGGAGTGTTGTCCAGTTCATCAATGAATGGCCTTCGAACTGTTCATTTTACACGTCCTACAAGTAATGCTACATGCTCTTGTCGAATGTGGGAGGCTGAAGGTATTTTGTGTCGCCATATACTGAAGATTTTCTTGCTGTTGAATATAGATAGTTTGCCTGCCCAATTCATTCTTAATAGGTGGAGGAAGGATGCAAAGAATAGAATTCTACCCTGTGAACAAAATTTAGCAGACCAAGTAGCAGTGGATAAcattggaaatatggtttttgTTAACCATCATATGAAAATTCTTTACAACATGATGTTGGACTGCAAGGGAGATAAGATCTGCCGGGATGTAATCAGTAAATTTGTGGTGAAATGTGTGAAAGAAGTTGACAGATTGAAATCTGCAAGGCCCGAATCGAGTCATGATCGTGGAAGTCAAGGGACCAATTCAGCACCTGTCAATATTAAAAACCCGCGAACACCGAAAAAGCGAAAGTTCCCTTCAAAACGTTTGCGTCGACATTGGGATTTGCCTCGTCCCAAACGTGGTGCAGACAGTTCAAAGAAGCGAACTTGTTTGGGTAATGTCTTGCACTTTGTAAATTACTTGCAACctaattactatattttattgaCACTTTGA